In Candidatus Binataceae bacterium, a single genomic region encodes these proteins:
- the smc gene encoding chromosome segregation protein SMC, which produces MRLKSLDLVGFKSFLEPTSVGFAPGITAVVGPNGCGKSNVVDAIRWVLGEQAPTRLRGKSAEDLIYAGNDSNPAAGMAEVSLLLEADENTALPEPYAALSEVCVTRRVYRSGESEYLINKIPCRLKDITEFFMAAQIHSRGYALIEQGRIEEIIQSKPTELRGMIEEAAGLSLFKGRREMSERKLERVRENLARIDDVLAEIERQLAFARRQAKKAEAYKAIRVELAELERLTAARRLLEERARLEESRARSAALDAQRETTREALAQLQAQTDEASSRLTAERDHLTALGRELDNLRAAADQRGHTREFLERRLGAADTAAPELAARLEELAAKATAARAARAEAGARLARERNEDDGGEAALAALRERHNAAAGALGEAERRGEEARDEIAELMREAAAIRGRLGALGGERAELEQRLHAAAQRIPALGEALDAARAALAAADGELAARRAELAEREGHGKAAAEREREARTALDAGAARLALLRESLSAARARAERAARTAGGGAAERLRVVLDSLNGDRPPERPAMLVEVLRAPAAMRTALGAVLGDEAEAVIVDSPHLALRAIEILKESRAGRLSFIPDPGPVDSHPPIEAPGIAGRLLDMLEVEPRFRHVAEAMLGHVIVADDLRSALAASNLNGHGTLFVTRDGDLVEPGKVIAGGSAAASDDAAEAAAAPDVPALEEAAAKVEQAEAETAALRAAFEAARAVVETAYRELGEGRDALSQAERAMGERRSALERADSEAATAHGQHEQARARLAEIARLIAEANARLEELAHGEAAGRERLSAIRAEMAERKTCAEERAAAMLEAASRVEARRARLGAIEQELGHLRRLADELEAQIGKDRAALARLGDERVELMRELDQLAAQAEASRTRESELDAATAELRLVCEAAEGSVQHLRAELAETRTRAEALEREAMECALGCERARTLAEELGRTFAEKFQVEFAAVEDELKASLADRDAVADEARLVELRLKVERLGEVNLAAESEVKELEERSGVLGAERTDLEAAVKDLTHTIQKLNREARRRFSETFEGAACNFAELFPKLLRGGKGRLELMPADDVLEAGVNILVQPPGKKVKEIGLLSGGEKALCAMALIFSLFLLNPSPFCVMDEVDAPLDEFSLAAFTGLVGELKGRSQFIVITHNQRTMQRADHIHGVTMERPGISRLISLAIPRAA; this is translated from the coding sequence ATGCGTCTTAAAAGCCTTGATTTAGTAGGCTTCAAGTCGTTCTTGGAACCGACCAGCGTCGGTTTCGCGCCTGGGATCACGGCGGTCGTCGGCCCCAATGGCTGCGGCAAGTCGAACGTGGTCGACGCGATTCGCTGGGTGCTGGGCGAGCAGGCGCCGACGCGCCTTCGCGGCAAAAGCGCCGAAGACCTCATCTACGCCGGCAACGATTCAAATCCGGCGGCCGGGATGGCCGAGGTCTCGCTGCTGCTCGAAGCCGACGAAAACACCGCACTGCCCGAGCCATACGCCGCGTTGAGCGAAGTCTGCGTCACGCGACGCGTCTATCGCTCCGGCGAATCCGAATATCTCATCAATAAGATTCCTTGCCGTCTGAAGGACATCACCGAGTTCTTCATGGCGGCGCAAATTCATAGCCGTGGCTACGCGTTGATCGAGCAGGGCCGGATCGAAGAGATCATCCAGTCCAAACCAACCGAGCTGCGCGGCATGATCGAAGAGGCCGCCGGGCTTTCGCTCTTCAAGGGACGGCGCGAGATGAGCGAGCGGAAGCTCGAACGCGTACGCGAGAATCTTGCCCGCATCGACGACGTGCTGGCCGAAATCGAACGCCAGTTGGCTTTCGCCCGCCGCCAGGCCAAAAAGGCCGAAGCCTACAAAGCGATCCGCGTCGAACTGGCCGAGCTGGAGCGGCTGACCGCCGCGCGCCGGCTGCTCGAAGAACGCGCCCGCCTCGAAGAAAGCCGCGCGCGCTCGGCCGCGCTCGACGCCCAGCGCGAAACGACGCGCGAGGCGCTGGCCCAGCTGCAAGCGCAGACCGATGAAGCCTCATCGCGGCTTACGGCCGAGCGCGATCATCTGACCGCGCTTGGCCGCGAGCTGGATAATCTGCGTGCCGCCGCCGACCAGCGCGGCCATACGCGGGAGTTCCTCGAGCGCCGCCTTGGCGCGGCCGATACGGCCGCGCCCGAGCTTGCGGCGCGCCTCGAGGAACTCGCGGCCAAGGCCACCGCCGCGCGCGCGGCGCGCGCCGAAGCCGGCGCGCGCCTTGCGCGCGAGCGTAACGAGGACGACGGCGGCGAGGCCGCGCTCGCCGCGCTCCGCGAGCGCCATAACGCCGCCGCCGGGGCGCTTGGCGAAGCCGAGCGCCGCGGCGAAGAGGCGCGTGACGAGATCGCCGAGCTGATGCGCGAAGCGGCCGCGATTCGCGGCCGCCTTGGCGCGCTCGGCGGCGAGCGCGCCGAACTCGAACAACGCCTTCACGCCGCCGCCCAGCGCATCCCGGCGCTCGGCGAGGCGCTCGACGCTGCCCGCGCGGCGCTCGCCGCGGCGGACGGCGAGCTCGCCGCACGCCGGGCCGAGCTCGCCGAGCGCGAGGGCCACGGCAAGGCGGCCGCCGAGCGCGAACGCGAGGCCCGCACCGCGCTCGATGCGGGCGCGGCGCGCCTGGCGCTGTTGCGCGAGTCGCTGAGCGCCGCCCGCGCTCGGGCAGAGCGCGCGGCGCGCACGGCAGGCGGCGGCGCCGCCGAGCGCCTGCGCGTCGTGCTCGATTCGCTCAACGGCGACCGGCCGCCCGAGCGCCCCGCGATGCTGGTCGAGGTCCTGCGAGCGCCGGCCGCGATGCGCACGGCGCTCGGCGCCGTGCTCGGCGACGAAGCCGAGGCGGTCATAGTGGATTCGCCGCACCTCGCGCTCCGTGCAATCGAAATTCTGAAGGAATCCCGCGCCGGACGGCTAAGCTTCATCCCCGACCCCGGCCCGGTCGATTCCCATCCGCCGATCGAGGCGCCTGGAATCGCCGGCCGGCTGCTCGACATGCTCGAAGTCGAACCGCGCTTTCGCCATGTTGCCGAAGCGATGCTCGGCCATGTGATTGTCGCCGACGACCTGCGCTCCGCCCTGGCGGCCTCGAATCTGAACGGCCACGGCACGCTCTTCGTCACGCGCGATGGGGACCTGGTCGAGCCCGGCAAAGTGATCGCCGGCGGCAGCGCCGCAGCCTCGGACGACGCCGCGGAGGCGGCCGCCGCGCCTGACGTTCCGGCGCTCGAGGAAGCCGCCGCCAAGGTCGAGCAGGCGGAAGCCGAGACCGCGGCCCTGCGCGCGGCATTTGAAGCGGCGCGCGCCGTCGTCGAAACGGCGTATCGCGAACTCGGCGAGGGGCGCGACGCTCTCTCGCAGGCCGAACGCGCGATGGGAGAGCGGAGAAGCGCCCTGGAACGGGCCGACAGCGAAGCTGCGACGGCGCACGGCCAGCACGAGCAGGCGCGCGCGCGCCTTGCGGAAATCGCCCGGCTGATCGCGGAGGCCAACGCGCGGCTCGAAGAGCTTGCCCATGGCGAAGCGGCCGGGCGCGAGCGCCTCTCCGCGATCCGCGCCGAGATGGCCGAGCGCAAGACCTGCGCCGAGGAGCGCGCCGCCGCGATGCTCGAGGCGGCTTCCAGGGTCGAGGCGCGCCGCGCGCGCCTTGGCGCGATCGAACAGGAACTGGGACATCTGCGCCGCCTCGCCGACGAGCTTGAAGCGCAGATCGGCAAGGACCGCGCGGCGCTCGCGCGGCTTGGCGACGAGCGCGTCGAACTGATGCGCGAACTCGATCAGCTGGCCGCGCAGGCCGAGGCCTCGCGCACGCGCGAGTCGGAACTCGACGCCGCAACCGCGGAGCTGCGGCTTGTGTGCGAGGCTGCGGAAGGATCAGTTCAGCATCTCCGCGCCGAGCTGGCCGAGACCCGCACCCGCGCCGAGGCGCTCGAGCGCGAAGCGATGGAATGCGCGCTCGGATGCGAGCGCGCGCGCACGCTCGCCGAGGAACTCGGGCGCACCTTTGCCGAAAAATTCCAGGTCGAGTTCGCCGCCGTCGAGGACGAGCTCAAGGCGTCGCTCGCCGATCGCGACGCGGTGGCCGACGAGGCGCGCCTGGTTGAGCTGCGCCTGAAGGTCGAGCGGCTGGGCGAGGTCAATCTCGCGGCCGAGAGCGAGGTCAAGGAACTCGAAGAGCGCTCGGGCGTGCTTGGCGCCGAGCGCACCGACCTCGAAGCGGCGGTCAAAGACCTTACGCATACGATCCAGAAGCTCAACCGCGAGGCGCGCCGGCGTTTCAGCGAGACCTTTGAAGGCGCGGCGTGCAACTTCGCCGAGCTTTTCCCCAAGCTGCTTCGCGGCGGCAAGGGCCGGCTCGAGCTGATGCCTGCCGACGACGTGCTTGAGGCCGGCGTCAATATCCTCGTCCAGCCGCCGGGCAAGAAGGTCAAGGAGATCGGGCTGCTCTCGGGCGGCGAGAAGGCGCTGTGCGCGATGGCGCTGATCTTTTCGCTCTTCCTGCTCAATCCGAGCCCGTTCTGCGTGATGGACGAGGTTGACGCGCCGCTCGACGAATTCAGCCTCGCCGCGTTTACGGGCCTGGTCGGCGAGCTCAAGGGCCGCTCGCAGTTCATCGTGATCACGCACAATCAGCGCACGATGCAGCGCGCCGACCATATCCACGGGGTCACGATGGAGCGGCCGGGAATCTCGCGGCTCATCTCGCTCGCAATTCCGCGCGCCGCGTAG
- a CDS encoding HNH endonuclease, producing the protein MSAAIDTLALRPSGMALLNSKVLILNRSYLPVHVTSVKRAFALLYQGVARAVDEQYRTFDFASWRDLAIETHHERLGIVGGIVRVPRVLLLTAYERVPRRHVRFSRFNIFARDNNTCQYCGRRFARTELNLDHVLPRSRGGLSTWENIVCSCHNCNRRKGGRTPEEARMALVRKPTRPHWTPFSAEMFSLKRYREWMPYLTAVDSAYWNTELQE; encoded by the coding sequence ATGTCTGCAGCGATCGACACCCTGGCGCTGCGTCCTTCGGGGATGGCCCTGCTCAACAGCAAGGTACTCATCCTCAACCGCTCCTACCTGCCCGTCCACGTAACTTCGGTCAAGCGCGCCTTTGCCTTGCTCTACCAGGGCGTGGCGCGTGCGGTCGACGAGCAGTATCGCACGTTTGATTTTGCCAGCTGGCGCGATCTCGCGATCGAGACCCATCACGAGCGCCTGGGTATCGTCGGCGGTATCGTGCGGGTGCCGCGGGTGCTGCTGCTAACCGCCTATGAGCGGGTGCCTCGCCGCCACGTACGCTTTTCGCGCTTCAACATCTTCGCCCGCGACAACAACACCTGTCAGTACTGCGGACGGCGCTTCGCGCGCACCGAACTTAACCTCGACCACGTCCTGCCGCGTTCGCGCGGCGGACTCTCGACCTGGGAAAACATCGTTTGCTCCTGCCATAACTGCAATCGGCGCAAGGGCGGCCGCACGCCGGAGGAGGCGCGGATGGCGCTCGTGCGCAAGCCGACGCGTCCGCACTGGACGCCGTTCAGCGCCGAGATGTTCAGCCTCAAGCGCTATCGCGAATGGATGCCATACCTGACGGCGGTAGACAGCGCATACTGGAACACAGAGCTGCAAGAGTAG
- a CDS encoding Rne/Rng family ribonuclease produces MKREIVINASALEVRVALLEDGSLTELYLERQQHRGLAGNIYKGKVTRVLPGMQAAFVDIGLEKAGFLHVSDFHDDVQTVGSIAEVIGEEVETYPVDDERAEDSEGSEESQDQQDQQDLQQLAEEEAQRESVLEEKIGQVRPGLENVRADNVEENREGLEPGIDERAAAPVEGETEAASPEAAGEASAPGTKRRRRRRRRGGKAHKRRRPRVHEQRSRLPIEQQLRRNQEIIVQIAKEPMGTKGARLTSSISLPGRHLVYMPTSGHVGVSRRIGSAEERARLRAAVKELGRVQGGFIVRTACEGVSKREIQRDANFLTRLWASILAKNESGPPASILYSDLDVALRTVRDLFSSEIDKLWCDDPETFERIAQFVQHYMPRLRSRLSLYQGAEPIFDHFKIEPQIERALERKVWLKSGGYLVFDQAEALTAIDVNTGRFVGKSNQDETVLRTNLEAVEEVVKQLRLRNIGGIIIVDFIDMSREADRKKVSDALREAQRRDKARTSALKISELGLVQMTRKRTRESLEELLTDPCPHCEGRRVVKSVPTLAAEVLRGVHREARRRSGDDMLLVKVHPAVARYLYDHGARDLEELERRVGIKIVLRAMQGLEPGSFELSLVPAAA; encoded by the coding sequence GTGAAACGTGAAATTGTGATTAACGCGAGCGCGCTCGAAGTGCGCGTCGCGCTGCTCGAAGACGGCTCGCTGACCGAGCTCTATCTCGAACGCCAGCAGCATCGCGGTCTTGCCGGCAACATCTATAAGGGCAAGGTCACGCGCGTGTTGCCCGGGATGCAGGCTGCGTTCGTCGATATCGGACTGGAAAAGGCCGGCTTTCTGCACGTCTCGGATTTTCACGACGACGTGCAGACCGTGGGTTCGATCGCCGAGGTGATCGGCGAGGAGGTTGAGACCTATCCGGTCGACGATGAGCGCGCCGAAGACTCTGAAGGGTCGGAGGAGTCGCAGGATCAGCAGGATCAACAGGACTTGCAGCAGTTGGCGGAGGAGGAGGCTCAGCGCGAGAGCGTCCTGGAGGAGAAAATCGGGCAGGTACGCCCCGGGCTGGAGAATGTCAGGGCGGACAACGTCGAAGAAAACCGGGAAGGTCTTGAACCTGGCATCGACGAACGGGCCGCGGCGCCAGTCGAGGGCGAAACGGAGGCGGCCTCGCCCGAGGCCGCGGGCGAGGCGTCCGCGCCGGGCACCAAGCGCCGGCGCCGCCGGCGCAGACGCGGCGGCAAGGCGCATAAGCGCCGCCGCCCGCGCGTGCACGAGCAGCGAAGCCGTCTGCCGATCGAGCAGCAGCTCCGCCGCAACCAGGAAATCATCGTTCAGATCGCCAAGGAGCCGATGGGCACCAAGGGCGCGCGGTTGACCTCTTCGATTTCGCTGCCGGGGCGCCATCTGGTGTACATGCCGACCAGCGGCCACGTCGGCGTTTCGCGCCGGATCGGGAGCGCCGAGGAGCGCGCCCGGCTGCGCGCGGCGGTCAAAGAACTCGGCCGCGTGCAGGGCGGATTCATCGTGCGCACGGCGTGCGAAGGCGTGAGTAAGCGCGAAATCCAGCGAGACGCGAATTTCCTTACGCGGCTGTGGGCGTCCATCCTGGCCAAGAACGAGAGCGGCCCGCCCGCCTCGATCCTGTACAGCGACCTCGACGTCGCGCTGCGCACGGTGCGCGATCTCTTTTCCAGCGAGATCGACAAGCTCTGGTGCGACGATCCCGAGACCTTCGAACGCATCGCACAATTCGTGCAGCACTACATGCCGCGCCTGCGCTCGCGGCTCAGCCTGTACCAGGGCGCCGAGCCGATTTTCGACCACTTCAAGATCGAGCCGCAGATCGAGCGCGCGCTCGAGCGCAAGGTCTGGCTCAAGTCCGGCGGCTACCTGGTTTTCGATCAGGCCGAGGCGCTCACCGCGATCGACGTCAACACCGGGCGCTTCGTCGGCAAGAGCAACCAGGACGAGACGGTGCTGCGCACCAACCTCGAAGCGGTCGAAGAGGTGGTCAAGCAGCTGCGCCTGCGCAATATCGGCGGAATCATCATCGTCGATTTCATCGACATGTCGCGCGAGGCCGACCGCAAGAAGGTCAGCGACGCGCTGCGCGAGGCGCAGCGCCGTGACAAGGCGCGCACTTCGGCGCTCAAAATCTCCGAACTGGGACTGGTCCAGATGACCCGCAAGCGCACGCGGGAAAGCCTCGAGGAATTGCTCACCGACCCCTGTCCGCATTGCGAAGGCCGCCGGGTGGTCAAGTCCGTGCCGACGCTCGCCGCCGAGGTGCTGCGCGGAGTCCATCGCGAGGCCCGCCGCCGCAGCGGCGACGACATGCTGCTGGTCAAGGTCCATCCCGCGGTCGCGCGCTATCTTTACGATCACGGCGCACGCGACCTCGAGGAGCTGGAGCGCCGGGTGGGGATCAAAATCGTGCTCCGCGCGATGCAAGGTCTCGAGCCGGGAAGCTTCGAGCTGAGCCTGGTGCCGGCCGCCGCCTGA
- a CDS encoding glutathione S-transferase family protein, with protein MKLYVFPPSPRAMKAIALAEHLQIEYETRIIDLTKGDQMKPEFTALNPNQRMPVLEDEGFVLWESNAILQYLAMKKPAGAALWPSDARRQADVGRWMFWERAHWAPACGTLAFERVVKGILGQGGPDPAVVAKGEQQFKRGSAESSTTRCGAASGLRATI; from the coding sequence ATGAAACTCTACGTGTTTCCTCCGTCACCCAGGGCGATGAAAGCCATCGCTCTCGCCGAGCATCTGCAGATCGAATACGAAACCCGCATCATCGATCTGACCAAGGGCGACCAGATGAAGCCCGAATTCACCGCGCTCAATCCCAACCAGCGGATGCCGGTGCTCGAAGACGAAGGATTCGTGCTGTGGGAGTCGAACGCGATTCTCCAGTACCTGGCGATGAAAAAGCCGGCCGGAGCGGCGCTGTGGCCGTCCGACGCGCGGCGCCAGGCCGACGTCGGGCGATGGATGTTCTGGGAGCGCGCGCATTGGGCGCCCGCGTGCGGGACGCTCGCGTTCGAACGCGTGGTCAAGGGAATACTGGGGCAGGGCGGCCCTGACCCGGCCGTGGTCGCCAAGGGCGAGCAGCAATTCAAGCGCGGGTCGGCGGAATCCTCAACAACGCGTTGCGGGGCCGCAAGTGGCTTGCGGGCAACGATCTGA
- a CDS encoding glutathione binding-like protein, which translates to MRGRKWLAGNDLTLADFSVGPWMALGQMAQYPVAGLTEIARWWEALAALPGIKKALAPLQQR; encoded by the coding sequence TTGCGGGGCCGCAAGTGGCTTGCGGGCAACGATCTGACGCTCGCGGACTTTTCGGTCGGTCCGTGGATGGCGCTCGGGCAGATGGCGCAATATCCGGTCGCCGGGTTGACCGAGATCGCGCGCTGGTGGGAGGCCTTGGCCGCGCTGCCCGGGATAAAGAAGGCGCTCGCGCCCCTGCAGCAGAGATAG
- a CDS encoding ParB/RepB/Spo0J family partition protein, which yields MAEHPEIATFPRGAKRPAAIDELAAAIEADGGAALAAYQEPLGDHWQIFALVPAAMLQGTPFQRDLSPAHMKRLGEVMKKLRRFTEPVVVVRADGGYWTPNGNHRRAAATKLGAKTIPAIVIPEAEVAYQILALNTQKAHNLKDKALEVIRMYRARLEAAPRALEKDFAFEFERAHFITLGILYDRVKRFSGGVYAPLLSRVDGFLAKPLREAAEEREERAALVEQADKVLTALVARGKKRGLTHPYLKNYIAARCNPLSRARKNLPACRTALNGMIKALEEFDLGKVHFGQIQSVAAMVAAATVEPS from the coding sequence ATGGCGGAGCATCCCGAAATAGCCACTTTCCCGCGCGGCGCGAAACGGCCGGCCGCGATCGACGAACTGGCCGCCGCGATCGAAGCCGACGGCGGCGCGGCGCTGGCCGCCTACCAGGAGCCGCTCGGCGACCATTGGCAGATTTTCGCGCTGGTGCCGGCCGCGATGCTCCAGGGCACGCCGTTCCAGCGCGATCTGAGCCCGGCGCATATGAAGCGCCTTGGCGAAGTGATGAAGAAGCTCCGCCGCTTCACCGAACCGGTGGTCGTGGTGCGCGCCGACGGCGGCTACTGGACCCCCAACGGCAACCATCGCCGCGCCGCCGCCACCAAGCTCGGGGCCAAGACGATCCCGGCGATAGTTATTCCGGAAGCCGAGGTCGCCTACCAGATTCTCGCGCTCAACACGCAGAAGGCGCACAACCTGAAGGACAAGGCGCTGGAGGTCATCAGGATGTACCGCGCGCGGCTGGAGGCAGCGCCGCGCGCGCTCGAAAAGGACTTCGCGTTCGAGTTCGAGCGCGCCCACTTCATCACGCTCGGCATCCTGTACGATCGAGTGAAGCGTTTTTCGGGCGGCGTGTACGCGCCGCTGCTGAGCCGCGTCGACGGCTTTCTGGCCAAGCCGCTGCGCGAGGCCGCCGAGGAGCGCGAGGAACGTGCGGCGCTGGTCGAGCAGGCCGACAAGGTGTTGACCGCATTGGTCGCGCGCGGCAAGAAGCGCGGGCTCACCCATCCGTACCTCAAAAATTACATCGCCGCGCGGTGCAATCCGCTTAGCCGCGCGCGCAAGAATCTGCCCGCCTGCCGCACCGCGCTGAACGGCATGATCAAGGCGCTGGAAGAATTCGACCTCGGCAAGGTTCATTTCGGCCAGATTCAGAGCGTCGCCGCGATGGTGGCCGCCGCGACGGTCGAGCCTTCGTAG
- a CDS encoding LLM class flavin-dependent oxidoreductase: MKQSVRDERAQRSTTVKFGLFYQLPCTAEQSEPVRYQETLEQIVLADQLGFDVAWMAELHFFKNFSIMPSPLMVAVAAAGRTRRIRLGTAVTLLPFHHPLHAAEEAATADLLTGGRLEYGAGRGTIAVHFQGFGVPRDESRERFEEALEIIVRAWTAERVTYDGRFYQVADIAVEPRPLQKPHPPIRIAANSAETAEFAGRKGYDVLVASPINPVPGFYDHIRAYRAALKAGARPEHRGDVAALFFACPHESRAAARAEAERSLLHYFRTIGEQALAGGRGQYEGSYAYLEQVRERAAAMTYEIVEETMAVYGSPAECIARISEVYQHSRIDQLVCWFNAGGLIPHRDVMATMERFAAKVMPAVRGLGAR, translated from the coding sequence ATGAAGCAGTCAGTCCGCGACGAGCGCGCCCAAAGGAGCACGACGGTGAAGTTCGGCCTCTTCTATCAGCTACCCTGCACGGCGGAGCAATCCGAGCCGGTCCGCTACCAGGAGACGCTCGAACAGATCGTGCTCGCCGACCAACTCGGCTTCGACGTCGCGTGGATGGCCGAGCTGCACTTCTTCAAAAACTTTTCGATCATGCCGTCGCCGCTGATGGTCGCGGTCGCCGCGGCCGGGCGCACGCGGCGCATCCGGCTCGGCACCGCGGTGACGCTGCTCCCGTTCCATCATCCGCTGCACGCCGCCGAGGAGGCCGCGACCGCCGACCTGTTGACCGGCGGGCGGCTGGAATATGGCGCCGGACGCGGCACGATCGCGGTGCACTTCCAGGGGTTTGGGGTGCCGCGCGACGAAAGCCGCGAGCGCTTCGAGGAGGCGCTCGAGATAATCGTGCGCGCGTGGACCGCGGAGCGGGTCACCTACGACGGCCGTTTCTACCAGGTCGCCGATATCGCGGTCGAGCCGCGCCCGCTCCAGAAGCCGCATCCGCCGATCCGTATCGCCGCCAACAGCGCCGAAACCGCGGAGTTCGCCGGCCGCAAGGGTTACGACGTACTGGTCGCCTCGCCGATCAACCCGGTGCCCGGCTTCTATGATCACATCCGCGCCTATCGCGCGGCGCTCAAGGCGGGCGCGCGTCCCGAGCATCGGGGCGACGTCGCCGCGCTCTTCTTCGCCTGTCCGCATGAAAGCCGCGCCGCCGCGCGCGCCGAAGCGGAGCGGAGCCTGCTCCACTACTTCCGTACCATCGGCGAGCAGGCGCTGGCCGGCGGACGCGGCCAGTACGAGGGCTCTTACGCCTATCTCGAACAGGTGCGCGAGCGGGCGGCCGCGATGACTTACGAGATCGTCGAGGAGACGATGGCGGTTTACGGATCGCCCGCGGAATGCATCGCGCGCATCAGCGAGGTTTACCAGCACAGCCGGATCGATCAGCTCGTATGCTGGTTCAACGCGGGCGGCCTGATACCGCATCGCGACGTGATGGCGACGATGGAACGCTTCGCGGCGAAAGTGATGCCGGCCGTGCGCGGCCTCGGCGCGAGGTGA
- a CDS encoding VOC family protein, giving the protein MKLERLDHFGIEVGDLARAERFYIDVLGLGVVTHLGDQVLLDCGGQNLALFRVARAPLAAAERKARISHPLGRGHHAFRVGRADFAAAKERLAEAGVESAEPIDWGDHDCLYFLDPDGNLLEIVSYR; this is encoded by the coding sequence ATGAAACTCGAGCGGCTCGACCATTTCGGAATCGAAGTCGGCGACCTGGCGCGCGCCGAGCGCTTTTACATCGACGTCCTCGGGCTTGGCGTGGTCACTCATCTCGGCGACCAGGTGCTGCTGGATTGCGGCGGACAGAACCTGGCGCTGTTTCGGGTTGCGCGCGCACCGCTCGCGGCGGCGGAACGCAAGGCGCGCATCTCGCATCCGCTCGGCCGCGGCCATCATGCGTTTCGCGTAGGCCGCGCCGACTTCGCTGCCGCCAAGGAGCGCCTCGCCGAGGCCGGCGTCGAGAGCGCCGAGCCGATCGATTGGGGCGACCACGACTGCCTCTATTTCCTCGACCCCGACGGCAATCTGCTCGAGATCGTAAGCTATCGCTGA
- a CDS encoding class I SAM-dependent rRNA methyltransferase: MKPSRPDGASITPARVFLKKGREGPVRGGNPWVFSQAIDRVEPAAIEPGARVWVLDAAGATLGHGYYNPATTIAIRMLALGGEPGPAEIVRWRIERALKLRERVVDADTNCCRLLNGDGDGLSGVVVDRYGDAAVMQLLTAGAERMRDEIVANLKAAISPRMIFERSQGAVRRQEGLEDRVGAIVGAPAGEAVVRENGIRMTVDLERGQKTGAFLDQRENRARLGALAAGARVLDLCCYTGGFALNAIKGGAREVVAVDTSAHALDCARRNLELNGYPASAVRFVHGEAGEFLGSGGERFDPFDLIVLDPPPFARSRADARRAEHLYVELNALALGALAEGGFLMTFSCSSHFCGEDFVRAVRIAEGRSRRRMRLLARLGPGPDHPVLLGHPEGEYLTGLLLRDLG, encoded by the coding sequence TTGAAGCCCTCTCGGCCGGACGGCGCGTCGATAACGCCGGCGCGGGTCTTCCTCAAAAAGGGCCGCGAGGGGCCGGTTCGCGGCGGCAATCCCTGGGTCTTCTCGCAGGCGATCGATCGCGTTGAGCCCGCCGCGATCGAACCCGGCGCCCGCGTGTGGGTGCTCGACGCCGCCGGCGCGACGCTCGGCCACGGCTATTACAATCCCGCAACCACGATCGCGATCCGGATGCTCGCGCTCGGCGGCGAGCCCGGCCCCGCGGAAATCGTCCGCTGGCGCATCGAACGCGCGCTCAAGCTGCGCGAGCGCGTCGTCGATGCGGATACAAACTGCTGCAGGCTGCTCAACGGCGACGGCGACGGCCTCTCGGGCGTGGTCGTGGATCGTTACGGCGACGCCGCAGTCATGCAACTGCTGACGGCGGGCGCCGAGCGGATGCGCGATGAAATCGTCGCGAATCTGAAGGCCGCAATCTCGCCGCGGATGATTTTCGAGCGCAGCCAGGGCGCCGTGCGCCGGCAGGAAGGGCTGGAAGACCGCGTCGGCGCGATCGTGGGCGCGCCCGCGGGCGAAGCGGTGGTGCGCGAAAACGGCATCAGGATGACGGTCGATCTCGAGCGCGGCCAGAAGACCGGCGCGTTTCTCGATCAGCGCGAAAATCGCGCGCGGCTCGGAGCGCTCGCCGCGGGCGCGCGGGTGCTCGACTTATGCTGCTATACCGGCGGCTTCGCCCTGAACGCGATCAAGGGCGGCGCGCGCGAAGTCGTCGCCGTTGACACTTCCGCGCACGCGCTCGATTGCGCCCGGCGCAACCTGGAGCTCAACGGATATCCGGCGAGCGCCGTCCGCTTCGTTCACGGCGAAGCGGGTGAGTTTCTGGGCAGCGGCGGCGAGCGCTTCGATCCGTTCGACCTGATCGTCCTCGATCCGCCGCCCTTTGCGCGCAGCCGCGCCGACGCGCGGCGCGCCGAGCATCTTTACGTCGAACTCAATGCGCTCGCGCTCGGCGCGCTCGCGGAGGGCGGCTTCCTGATGACGTTCAGTTGTTCGTCGCACTTTTGCGGCGAAGACTTCGTCCGCGCAGTGCGGATCGCCGAAGGGCGCTCGAGGCGCCGCATGCGCCTGCTCGCGCGGCTCGGCCCCGGTCCCGACCATCCCGTCCTGCTCGGCCATCCGGAGGGCGAGTATCTGACCGGCCTGCTCCTGCGCGATCTCGGGTAA